Proteins encoded by one window of Arabidopsis thaliana chromosome 2, partial sequence:
- a CDS encoding Integral membrane Yip1 family protein (Integral membrane Yip1 family protein; FUNCTIONS IN: molecular_function unknown; INVOLVED IN: biological_process unknown; LOCATED IN: chloroplast, membrane; EXPRESSED IN: 24 plant structures; EXPRESSED DURING: 15 growth stages; CONTAINS InterPro DOMAIN/s: Yip1 domain (InterPro:IPR006977); BEST Arabidopsis thaliana protein match is: Integral membrane Yip1 family protein (TAIR:AT3G52760.1); Has 658 Blast hits to 658 proteins in 200 species: Archae - 0; Bacteria - 0; Metazoa - 333; Fungi - 123; Plants - 111; Viruses - 0; Other Eukaryotes - 91 (source: NCBI BLink).): MTKDFAVPPVVFPSGGSSGGANVQQRRFPATPFQPPRPSSSAIPFMSFDIGSAAASSATPAGPFGGTIASSSSFGGGSASFEDEEPLLDELGIHPDQIWKKTRSILNPFRINQAVHKDSDLSGPIFLYLALCLFQLLAGKIQFGVILGWIVVSSIFLYVVFNMLAGRNGNLNLHTCTSLVGYCLLPVVVLSAVSLFVPQGAGPVRFVLAALFVLWSTRACSTLVVSLADGGEEHRGLIAYACFLIYTLFSLLVIF, encoded by the coding sequence ATGACGAAGGATTTCGCAGTTCCACCTGTAGTTTTCCCCTCCGGTGGATCTTCAGGCGGTGCTAATGTCCAGCAACGAAGATTCCCAGCGACACCGTTTCAACCGCCGCGTCCCTCTTCTTCCGCAATCCCTTTCATGTCATTCGACATTGGATCCGCAGCCGCGTCTTCCGCTACACCTGCCGGACCATTCGGCGGGACAATcgcttcctcttcttcttttggtggAGGTTCAGCTTCGTTTGAAGATGAGGAGCCATTACTCGACGAGCTCGGTATCCATCCAGATCAAATCTGGAAGAAGACTAGATCGATTCTCAATCCTTTTCGGATTAACCAAGCTGTTCACAAAGATTCAGATCTATCTGGTCCGATCTTTCTGTACCTTGCGCTTTGCTTATTTCAGTTGTTAGCTGGTAAGATCCAGTTCGGTGTCATACTTGGATGGATCGTCGTCTCCTCTATCTTTCTATACGTCGTCTTTAACATGCTTGCTGGTAGAAATGGGAACCTTAATCTCCATACGTGTACGAGCTTGGTCGGATACTGTTTGCTTCCGGTGGTGGTTTTATCGGCGGTGTCATTGTTCGTTCCCCAGGGAGCAGGGCCGGTTCGGTTTGTGCTTGCggctttgtttgtgttgtggtCCACTAGAGCCTGCTCTACATTGGTGGTATCTCTTGCTGATGGTGGAGAAGAGCACCGTGGCTTGATCGCGTACGCTTGTTTCTTGATCTatactctcttctctcttcttgttatattttga
- the FACE2 gene encoding farnesylated protein-converting enzyme 2 (farnesylated protein-converting enzyme 2 (FACE2); CONTAINS InterPro DOMAIN/s: Abortive infection protein (InterPro:IPR003675); Has 361 Blast hits to 361 proteins in 186 species: Archae - 0; Bacteria - 39; Metazoa - 116; Fungi - 118; Plants - 43; Viruses - 0; Other Eukaryotes - 45 (source: NCBI BLink).) — translation MATDGESISMSLAVATCVAMALFYVLILYVPTVILRLPSASSYTEFMIRRFICAAICTVASLVFTAFILPIKSWEASYILGVYGIRKDHLWQGVVYPLLLTSLVYAGSLVLKLFTLLESWKENGGGCSSFNYIRSFFQTIPASVLTSASNVSVWRNFIVAPVTEELVFRSCMIPLLLCAGFRINTAIFLCPVLFSLAHLNHFREMYIRHNRSYLRASLIVGLQLGYTVIFGAYASFLFIRTGHLAAPLFAHIFCNYMGLPVLYANGKGLVSAAFLGGVVGFVLLLFPLTKPLMYNDSTNDCPCWLGYCLWN, via the exons ATGGCCACCGATGGCGAGAGTATCTCGATGTCGTTGGCGGTGGCTACCTGCGTCGCGATGGCACTATTCTACGTTTTGATCCTTTACGTTCCCACCGTGATACTCCGTCTCCCGTCGGCTTCTTCTTACACCGAATTCATGATTCGGCGATTCATCTGCGCGGCCATTTGTACTGTAGCATCTCTCGTCTTCACAGCTTTTATACTTCCG ATAAAAAGCTGGGAGGCCTCTTATATACTTGGAGTTTATGGCATAAGGAAAGATCATCTG TGGCAAGGAGTGGTGTATCCTCTTCTATTGACCTCGCTCGTTTATGCTGGGTCTTTGGTGTTGAAGTTGTTTACTCTCCTGGAATCATGGAAGGAAAATGGCGGAGGATGTAGTTCCTTTAATTACATCAGAAGCTTTTTCCAAACAATCCCTGCTTCGGTATTGACAAGTGCTTCTAATGTTTCCGTTTGGCGCAATTTTATCGTG GCACCAGTAACTGAGGAGCTGGTTTTCCGATCATGTATGATACCTTTGCTTCTGTGTGCTGGGTTTAGGATTAACACTGCCATCTTTCTGTGCCCAGTTCTCTTTAGCTtgg CTCACTTAAACCATTTTAGAGAGATGTACATCAGGCATAACCGCAGCTATCTCCGGGCTTCACTTATTGTTG GTCTTCAGCTTGGCTACACAGTCATTTTTGGTGCATATGCATCGTTTCTCTTCATCAGAACCG GACATCTTGCTGCTCCTTTGTTTGCTCATATATTTTGCAACTACATGGGATTGCCTGTGCTATACGCAAATGGAAAAG GTTTGGTGAGTGCAGCGTTCTTAGGCGGTGTGGTTGGGTTCGTCTTACTTCTCTTTCCTTTAACAAAGCCTCTCATGTACAACGATAGTACCAACGATTGTCCGTGTTGGCTTGGCTATTGTTTGTGGAATTGA
- the FACE2 gene encoding farnesylated protein-converting enzyme 2: MATDGESISMSLAVATCVAMALFYVLILYVPTVILRLPSASSYTEFMIRRFICAAICTVASLVFTAFILPIKSWEASYILGVYGIRKDHLWQGVVYPLLLTSLVYAGSLVLKLFTLLESWKENGGGCSSFNYIRSFFQTIPASVLTSASNVSVWRNFIVAPVTEELVFRSCMIPLLLCAGFRINTAIFLCPVLFSLAHLNHFREMYIRHNRSYLRASLIVGLQLGYTVIFGAYASFLFIRTGNIPGIYISYTCKSLSNG; the protein is encoded by the exons ATGGCCACCGATGGCGAGAGTATCTCGATGTCGTTGGCGGTGGCTACCTGCGTCGCGATGGCACTATTCTACGTTTTGATCCTTTACGTTCCCACCGTGATACTCCGTCTCCCGTCGGCTTCTTCTTACACCGAATTCATGATTCGGCGATTCATCTGCGCGGCCATTTGTACTGTAGCATCTCTCGTCTTCACAGCTTTTATACTTCCG ATAAAAAGCTGGGAGGCCTCTTATATACTTGGAGTTTATGGCATAAGGAAAGATCATCTG TGGCAAGGAGTGGTGTATCCTCTTCTATTGACCTCGCTCGTTTATGCTGGGTCTTTGGTGTTGAAGTTGTTTACTCTCCTGGAATCATGGAAGGAAAATGGCGGAGGATGTAGTTCCTTTAATTACATCAGAAGCTTTTTCCAAACAATCCCTGCTTCGGTATTGACAAGTGCTTCTAATGTTTCCGTTTGGCGCAATTTTATCGTG GCACCAGTAACTGAGGAGCTGGTTTTCCGATCATGTATGATACCTTTGCTTCTGTGTGCTGGGTTTAGGATTAACACTGCCATCTTTCTGTGCCCAGTTCTCTTTAGCTtgg CTCACTTAAACCATTTTAGAGAGATGTACATCAGGCATAACCGCAGCTATCTCCGGGCTTCACTTATTGTTG GTCTTCAGCTTGGCTACACAGTCATTTTTGGTGCATATGCATCGTTTCTCTTCATCAGAACCGGTAACATTCCAGgcatttatatatcttatacaTGTAAAAGCCTTTCTAATGGATGA
- the URH1 gene encoding uridine-ribohydrolase 1 (uridine-ribohydrolase 1 (URH1); CONTAINS InterPro DOMAIN/s: Inosine/uridine-preferring nucleoside hydrolase (InterPro:IPR001910); BEST Arabidopsis thaliana protein match is: uridine-ribohydrolase 2 (TAIR:AT1G05620.1); Has 6361 Blast hits to 6297 proteins in 1364 species: Archae - 75; Bacteria - 4675; Metazoa - 179; Fungi - 233; Plants - 187; Viruses - 0; Other Eukaryotes - 1012 (source: NCBI BLink).): MDCGMENCNGGISNGDVLGKHEKLIIDTDPGIDDSMAILMAFQTPELEILGLTTVFGNVSTQDATRNALLLCEIAGFPDVPVAEGSSEPLKGGIPRVADFVHGKNGLGDVSLPPPSRKKSEKSAAEFLDEKVEEYPGEVTILALGPLTNLALAIKRDSSFASKVKKIVILGGAFFSLGNVNPAAEANIYGDPEAADVVFTSGADITVVGINITTQLKLSDDDLLELGNCKGKHSKLISDMCKFYRDWHVKSDGVYGVYLHDPVSFVAVVRPDLFTYKKGVVRVETQGICVGHTLMDQGLKRWNGSNPWVGYSPISVAWTVDVEGVLEYVKAKLMKP; the protein is encoded by the exons ATGGATTGTGGTATGGAGAATTGTAATGGTGGGATCTCAAACGGTGACGTTTTGGGTAAGCATGAGAAGCTCATTATCGATACAGACCCAGGAATTg ATGATAGCATGGCGATATTGATGGCGTTTCAAACACCGGAGCTGGAGATATTAGGATTAACTACTGTGTTTGGTAATGTTTCTACACAAGATGCTACTCGCAACGCTTTACTCTTG TGTGAGATTGCTGGCTTCCCTGATGTTCCCGTTGCAGAAGGAAGTTCCGAACCTTTAAAG GGTGGAATTCCGCGTGTTGCTGATTTTGTGCATGGTAAAAACGGACTAGGAGAtgtctctcttcctcctccgaGTAGAAAGAAATCTGAGAAAAGTGCAGCTGAGTTTCTAGATGAGAAGGTCGAAGAATATCCGGGTGAAGTCACCATTCTCGCCCTCGGACCTCTAACCAACCTGGCATTA GCCATCAAACGCGATAGTTCATTTGCGAGCAAGGTGAAGAAAATTGTTATTCTTGGTGgagctttcttttctttgggaAATGTCAATCCTGCAGCTGAGGCTAAT ATATATGGTGACCCGGAAGCAGCTGATGTTGTTTTCACATCTGGAGCGGATATCACTGTTGTCGGTATAAACATCACAACCCAACTTAAACTATCAG ATGATGACCTCTTGGAGCTTGGTAACTGCAAGGGGAAACACTCTAAATTGATAAGCGATATGTGCAAATTTTATAGAGATTGGCACGTCAAATCTGATGGTGTTTACG GAGTGTACCTCCATGACCCAGTCAGCTTTGTGGCTGTAGTACGGCCTGATTTATTCACATATAAGAAAGGCGTTGTTCGGGTGGAGACTCAAGGGATATGTGTTGGCCACACGCTCATGGATCAAGGCCTCAAGAG ATGGAACGGAAGCAATCCGTGGGTGGGATATTCACCGATATCAGTTGCTTGGACGGTTGACGTAGAAGGAGTTTTGGAATATGTCAAAGCAAAGCTGATGAAGCCATAA